Proteins from a genomic interval of Salmo salar chromosome ssa14, Ssal_v3.1, whole genome shotgun sequence:
- the LOC106570171 gene encoding UPF0500 protein C1orf216 homolog, translated as MLHQNQPVNPQYGDQGGGSSSLLILSNNSQPQEGNRKQGKKDGNFNFLGQDDDIMMGGDENRNQVRPRNLGLLGRDQPHPPFSSSSSNHYGPGPLSPLSRLPCWSPLEPLPEIESGDNGYRRVPPDGAEEGKMQEEMGRMSDAEKEKQELRGGSMKQGAVVEEEEVEVEDPEEWGNSDSEFEFRSSGSLSSLNMESGGEGAGMGGWDRIGVGEPMANHYQGSDQGTPVVSADALTPSLTRKWDDKMERTRSSKPLRTGNSLLVGGMLSDSDTDCGELPELEEAVWTLRDRERFKAQEMEKHQVQLTMYRRLALIRWVRTLQGRVQEQQNRLQSSFDVILDHRKELLRMGAGTTATATASQS; from the coding sequence ATGCTTCACCAGAACCAACCTGTGAATCCCCAGTACGGAGACCAGGGAGGCGGCTCCTCCTCACTGCTGATACTCAGCAACAACAGCCAGCCTCAGGAAGGCAACAGGAAGCAAGGCAAGAAGGACGGCAACTTCAACTTCCTGGGTCAAGACGATGACATCATGATGGGAGGGGACGAGAACCGCAACCAGGTACGTCCTCGTAACCTCGGCTTGTTGGGCCGCGACCAGCCCCACCCTCccttctcctcatcctcttccaaCCACTACGGTCCAGGGCCCCTGTCCCCACTCTCCCGCCTTCCCTGTTGGAGCCCCCTGGAGCCCCTGCCTGAGATTGAGAGCGGAGACAATGGGTACAGAAGAGTCCCCCCCGACGGCGCAGAGGAGGGCAAAAtgcaggaggagatggggaggatgaGCGATGCCGAGAAGGAGAAACAAGAGCTGAGGGGAGGCAGCATGAAACAGGGAGCggtggtggaagaggaggaggtggaagtgGAGGATCCAGAGGAATGGGGCAACAGCGACTCAGAGTTTGAGTTCAGGTCCAGCGGCAGCCTGTCCTCTCTCAATATGGAGAGTGGAGGCGAGGGGGCTGGGATGGGGGGGTGGGATCGCATTGGAGTGGGGGAGCCCATGGCCAACCATTACCAGGGGAGCGACCAGGGTACCCCTGTCGTCTCTGCAGACGCACTTACCCCCTCTTTGACCAGGAAGTGGGACGACAAGATGGAGAGGACAAGGAGCAGCAAGCCTCTGAGAACGGGGAACAGCCTGCTTGTCGGGGGAATGTTGTCGGACTCGGACACGGACTGCGGTGAGCTGCCTGAGCTGGAGGAAGCCGTGTGGACCCTGAGGGACCGCGAGCGCTTTAAGGCCCAGGAGATGGAGAAGCACCAGGTCCAGCTGACCATGTACCGCAGGCTGGCTCTGATCCGCTGGGTTCGCACCCTGCAGGGCCGCGTCCAGGAGCAGCAGAACCGCCTACAGTCCAGCTTTGACGTCATCCTCGACCACAGGAAGGAGCTGCTGCGCATGGGCGCTGGCACCACTGCAACTGCCACCGCCAGCCAATCGTAG
- the LOC106570036 gene encoding proteasome subunit beta type-2, whose product MEYLIGIQGQDFVLVAADNIAANSIIQMKQDQDKMFKLSDKILLLCVGEAGDTVQFAEYIQKNIQLYKMRNGYELSPKAAANFTRKNLADYLRSRTPYHVNLLLAGFDETDGPGLYYMDHLSALAKAPFAAHGYGAYLTLSILDRYYRPDLTRDEAVGLLKKCVEELNKRFILNLPSFSVRLIDTEGIHDLEKLMPVGAKFVARAPSS is encoded by the exons ATGGAATATTTGATCGGGATTCAGGGACAAGACTTTGTCCTGGTTGCTGCTGATAATATTGCCGCCAACAGCATCATTCAGATGAAACAGG ACCAAGACAAGATGTTCAAGCTGAGTGACAAGATTCTATTGCTATGTGTGGGAGAGGCAGGTGACACAGTGCAGTTTGCAGAGTACATCCAGAAGAATATTCAGCTCTACAAAATGAGAAACG GTTATGAACTCAGTCCAAAAGCGGCAGCCAACTTCACACGCAAGAACCTTGCAGACTACCTTCGAAGCAGG aCTCCGTACCATGTGAACCTGTTGCTGGCTGGGTTTGATGAGACGGATGGCCCGGGGCTCTACTACATGGACCACCTCTCTGCTCTGGCCAAGGCCCCCTTCGCTGCCCACGGCTACGGAGCCTACCTCACCCTGTCTATCCTCGACCGTTACTACAGACCAG ATCTGACTCGCGATGAAGCCGTGGGCCTCCTGAAGAAGTGCGTTGAGGAG ctgAACAAGCGCTTCATCCTCAACCTGCCCTCCTTCAGCGTCCGTTTGATTGACACGGAAGGCATCCATGACTTGGAGAAGCTTATGCCCGTGGGTGCCAAGTTCGTTGCTCGGGCGCCAAGTTCCTAA